Genomic DNA from Solanum pennellii chromosome 3, SPENNV200:
TATCTATTTGTAAAAATCGTGAAAGCTAGAGGTCTTGCTCCGAGTGAAAGCCCATTCGTGAAGATCCGTACATCTAACCATTTTCTCCGATCGAAACCAGCCATTATCCGGCCTGGCGAACCGTTGTCGAATCCAGAGTGGCAGCAGGTTTTCTCCCTAGGCCACAACAAGCAAGAGTCTACCAATTCAACACTTGAAATTTCAGTTTGGGATAGCGCGTCGGATCATTTCCTTGGTGGAGTCTGTTTCGACCTCTCCGATGTGCCAGTCAGAGATCCACCGGATAGTCCTCTTGCTCCTCAGTGGTATCATCTCGAAGGTGGCGCCGATGATCAACACAAAGTTTCCGGTGACATTCAACTCTCCGTCTGGATTGGAACTCAAGCAGACGATGCATTTCCTGAATCATGCAGCTCAGACGCACCGTACGTGGCTCATACTCGGTCAAAAGTCTATCAATCTCCCAAGCTATGGTATCTTAGAATCACAGTGATTGAAGCTCAGGACCTTCATATAGCTCCAAATCTACCGCCGTTGACGGCGCCGGAGGTAAGAGTCAAAGCTCAGCTAGGGTTTCAATCCGTGAGAACTCGGAGAGGGTCCATGAATCATCACAGTTCAGCATTCCACTGGAGCGAAGATTTAATCTTCGTCGCCGGTGAGCCACTTGAAGATAGCCTCATCTTGCTTGTAGAGGATCGTACAACGAAGGATCCAGCTCTTCTAGGGCACATAATAATTCCTGTGAGCTCGATTGAGCAACGGCTCGATGAGCGACTCGTGCCAGCCAAGTGGTTCGGACTGGAAGGTGGACCAGGTGGGGCCTACTGCGGGAGGCTACACTTGAGGATGTGCTTAGAAGGAGGATATCACGTGCTTGATGAAGCAGCGCACGTGTGTAGTGATTTCAGGCCCACGGCTAAGCAGCTATGGAAGCCGGCTGTAGGTATTTTGGAGCTGGGTATTCTTGGAGCTCGCGGGTTGTTACCCTTGAAATCTAAGGGTCCGGGAAAAGGATCCACGGATGCCTACTGTGTTGCCAAATACGGGAAGAAATGGGTCCGGACTCGGACCATAACCGATACCTTTGACCCGCGTTGGAACGAACAGTACACGTGGCAAGTATACGATCCTTGTACAGTTCTTACAATTGGAGTATTCGACAATTGGCGTATGTTTGCTGATAGTGGTGATGATAAGCCTGATTACCGTATAGGAAAAGTACGTATACGAGTCTCTACATTGGAGAATAACAAAGTGTACACAAATTCCTATCCATTATTAGTTCTGTTGCGGTCTGGGTTGAAGAAAATGGGTGAAATTGAAGTTGCTATCCGTTTTGTTTGTCCATCACTGTTACCAGAAACATGTGCTGTTTATGGGCAGCCAGTGTTGCCAAAGATGCATTATCTACGCCCACTTGGGGTGGCTCAACAAGAGGCATTGAGAGGAGCAGCTATCAAAATGGTTGCAGCATGGTTAGCTCGATCCGAGCCACCTTTGGGTCCAGAGGTAGTTCGGTACATGTTGGATGCAGATTCTCACACATGGAGCATGAGGAAGAGTAAGGCCAACTGGTTTCGGATAGTAGCCGTGTTAGCTTGGGCTGTTGGATTAGCAAAATGGTTGGATGATATTAGAAGGTGGAGAAATCCAGTAACAACCATACTAGTCCATGTTCTCTACTTGGTGCTCGTTTGGTATCCAGATTTAATCGTCCCCACCGGATTTCTCTACGTCTTCTTAATCGGTGTATGGTATTATCGGTTCAGGCCTAAAATACCCGCGGGTATGGACACCCGAATCTCCCAATCAGAAACAGTAGACCCAGACGAACTGGACGAGGAGTTCGACACAATACCAAGTTCAAAACCACCCGAAATAATTCGGATGCGGTATGACAGGTTGAGAATATTAGCAGCAAGGGTCCAAACAGTTTTAGGTGATTTCGCAACCCAGGGAGAAAGGGCCCAAGCATTGGTAAGCTGGAGGGATCCAAGAGCGACGAAATTGTTCATAATGGTGTGCCTAATTATAACAATAGTGTTATATGCAGTGCCACCAAAAATGGTAGCAGTAGCCCTTGGATTCTACTTCCTGCGCCATCCAATGTTTAGGGACCCAATGCCACCAGCCACTTTGAATTTCTTTAGAAGACTTCCAAGTTTATCTGACCGTTTGATGTAGTGTACACAGTCACTACACTCTGctgatcaaataaaaaattagtcaacaattcttttgaaaaattgtgaagaaaagaagaactaGTGTGTGAAaaactcctttttttttccacAATGGTTGAAAAGTGGGGGTTTTCATTACGAACATGGGAAGAAGTGAAAAGTGTAGGGTGAATGGGGCAAGTTGGGATGATTGACTTTTAACTGTTggaataagtaaaaaaaaaaagagagaa
This window encodes:
- the LOC107014994 gene encoding protein QUIRKY, translating into MNMSSGPPPEQQPQQQEPPSRPPQLVRKLVVEILDARNLLPKDGQGSSSPYVVVDFDGQKKRTSTVCRNLNPEWNEGLEFIISDPRTMEFEELDIEVFNDKKLSNGNARKNHFLGRVKLYGSQFARRGEEGLIYFPLEKKSVFSWIRGELGLKIYYYDEMVQEEEPPPPQPEQQQQQQPPPQEEMKKTPVFVMEDPRQRMLEIPMPMEVAMEAQEQSPPIVTIEESPPPMNMPPEQQQQCSHRHEEGPPMMSGPPMMSAPVPPSEYPPQEVKRMQAGRAGERVRVMRRPNGDYSPRVISGKVGGESERISAFDLVEPMHYLFVKIVKARGLAPSESPFVKIRTSNHFLRSKPAIIRPGEPLSNPEWQQVFSLGHNKQESTNSTLEISVWDSASDHFLGGVCFDLSDVPVRDPPDSPLAPQWYHLEGGADDQHKVSGDIQLSVWIGTQADDAFPESCSSDAPYVAHTRSKVYQSPKLWYLRITVIEAQDLHIAPNLPPLTAPEVRVKAQLGFQSVRTRRGSMNHHSSAFHWSEDLIFVAGEPLEDSLILLVEDRTTKDPALLGHIIIPVSSIEQRLDERLVPAKWFGLEGGPGGAYCGRLHLRMCLEGGYHVLDEAAHVCSDFRPTAKQLWKPAVGILELGILGARGLLPLKSKGPGKGSTDAYCVAKYGKKWVRTRTITDTFDPRWNEQYTWQVYDPCTVLTIGVFDNWRMFADSGDDKPDYRIGKVRIRVSTLENNKVYTNSYPLLVLLRSGLKKMGEIEVAIRFVCPSLLPETCAVYGQPVLPKMHYLRPLGVAQQEALRGAAIKMVAAWLARSEPPLGPEVVRYMLDADSHTWSMRKSKANWFRIVAVLAWAVGLAKWLDDIRRWRNPVTTILVHVLYLVLVWYPDLIVPTGFLYVFLIGVWYYRFRPKIPAGMDTRISQSETVDPDELDEEFDTIPSSKPPEIIRMRYDRLRILAARVQTVLGDFATQGERAQALVSWRDPRATKLFIMVCLIITIVLYAVPPKMVAVALGFYFLRHPMFRDPMPPATLNFFRRLPSLSDRLM